In Diorhabda sublineata isolate icDioSubl1.1 chromosome 2, icDioSubl1.1, whole genome shotgun sequence, the sequence taaatttttaaaactttgatatACTATCACTATATCAATACTAACAATTAAATTGTCTAGTCCTTTgagttttgtataaataaatggtTTAAAAGATCATACAGTGTAATATTTCAAGTGTTGGTAAATCAAGGatcttttcataataaataaaatttgtttaaatcagTGGTGGTATCAACTAATATTGCAAGTTTTAGAACTAATATTATCAATTCAATTACATAACTTAACCCTTGAGTACCTAGAGTATTAACATTCGCTTACATGTCTTATTGCATTCTCAATATTAAGCCACTTGCgtatgattataaaaataaaagaatatttatcagatataatataaaataagattCCACACAACAAGTAAATCCAAAAGTTTTATTCTATTGTACACTAAATCTAATTAATAGTAAAGGTTGATATACTGATAAGGGAAAATGGTGCATCAAATAGAAacacaaaaagtaaaaaactttattgaGGGCtggaaatgttttaaaataaactataaaatggAAAAGATAGGAAGGTGGTTAGCTAGTTCACTAAGTTTCTAAATCTTGCACAAAATAAATGGACCTCACACCAATCTATAGGTTGTTTGTACATtaacaaactttcaaaatatttttttcttcaaatctcACAAATAAAATGGTTCCAAATGTGACAATTCTCGCTTTTTCTGTGTTTAGTAAAATATGTACGTGCATAtagagtatttttaaattatttgctgGTCCTAGGAAATGACTGAGACCTCCACTTTAGGCTATATTTAGCTCTATACTTTGGACAACtttaattgtaatttgaaatatgaatctTCTTTATTCACTGTAGTATATTCCATCTCTTGATCTGATTTACTTACATTCTGAATATAGCACTACTATAGAACTTTCTAATTCCTAATACCGTAAGGGATCCCTTTTAAGGTTTAACATATACTTAATACAGTTACTTCTGTTGCCAAAACTAAACTGGACCTATGTTTATGCATGTTATTTCAATCACATAAATCAAAGTGCTATTGCCAGGTATTCttagttatgaaaatattaaataaaaattttcatctggGGCCTAGAAATGAGTATTCATTggttaatttattaatatctaATTTCTTCATTGTTAAGAAACACTTCGCctttatgtattattatatataaaaagaagttTTTATGCATTTTAGTTTAAACTATATTCACAAGCAATTCCAGGATACTGAATTCACACCATTAGATGGGCTGATTCCTGGTAAAAAGTTTCTCATTACTTTAATTTTGTCAGGAATTGTGACTATATTATCAGAGGTAAGTTTCGTCCATATTATTTTGCCATTATTGTATATCGTAtctttattttagatttatctattagaaaaatcaattttcatacACATTGGAGCAGGTGCAGTGTTCTTTTTCATCATAGTTTCCATTTGGGCATTAGATAACATGACGTTATTAAGGTTGGGATTAGAAAAGTACAAAAGCAGGAAAAGTTCATTTGTTAAACAAGATtagtaattttaaataaaaatgttggtatttttatataagtaaTATACTTTTGTTGCCTAATttgtacttaattttttaaatataaggTGTATACAGTAATATcaatgatattaataatttataattaattttgtaagTTCTTGAAAATAGCTCCAGTTATCGTCCCAATTCTTTGTATTGTACAGGAGCGATTGTCATTTTCGAAATGTATGATAGGAGGTTTGCTATTTGGTTCTAGTTTCAAAGATTCTTCTGCAATTGCACCAATGATACCTGCCGTGGTAGTTGAAGTTTCACCCTTATCTATAAAAACGTTTCATAATACACATGAagtaaaaacaacaaaattactCACTCCCTAAACAAAGTCCATGTTCATCGGCTAAAACGCATCCATAAACTCCAGGagtatttattctaaaataaaaatgatttatataatgATATATATTACATATTCAAAACTTACAACTCCTCCAGGACATGTTCTaaatttttatccatttttatcaaaaaactgttGACAAATTGAAAGAATGACAATAATAGAGTTTTGTTCGCAGTTTTGGTTCTTAATCAGTGTAGGGTAAGCTAGTTTCAAAATTGTGGTCGCAAGTCGCTCAGTTCTGAATTTTCAATTACGGTTCCGTGCTCACGGATCACATCGTTTTCGTTCACGGTAAATCAACATCCTGAATTAGCTCGTAATTACACCGATCATAACTTGCTTACCAAATAATTCTAAATTGATCCACAAAAAAAGGTATTAAGGTacatttgaaattcaatttgcGGGCGAAGTGGCACAGCACATACCGAACGGTATGTTCTGTGACACGCACTTTGACGTAAAATTAGTACCCATGTATCTAGAACTTTGTCAATGACTTTACGAACAGTGGTCGTAAACAAACTCAATACGTTCTGTAGCGGACATCATGCTTCGAAGCGCTTTTAATTTGTACTAGGTAGAGGTAGCCGAAGTGAAAATTATTAACTCGACTGTGTAGTGTGCTCGAATGTCAAGTTGTAATTACTATGTCTATGGTTGTAATCTTTCATATAagaaaaatcattgaatttgtttatgaTAAGGGTAATAAATTGAATCCGCATGAATTACTCTCTataatttcgttttaaattgtaatatatatatatatatatatatatatatatatatatatatatatatatatatatatatatatacatatatatatatatatatatatatatatatatatatatatatatatatatatatatatatatatacatataaatgttcttgattctaggtctcttctgtttcaaaattagttttattttgatagtttttaaaagaataatttttttatatcaaatcaaaatattttgataaagacttaaagaaaagtggaaacgtcaaaatttattttccttttaaaaACTACAGAGAGATATTGAAATCCAATCCTTACTTATAACACTAGGAATtccaaaagaatttttttacaCACTAGGGACACCATACATACTGAAGCTTCTAATTTAATTCCAAAATTCCAATTCTAGaaggttttcattaaattttctgtGGGGATATTGAAGACAAACccttttatattttgttttattctgggtatttccaaattaaacgtttttttatatattagggATACCATTCGTACTCAAGATTCtacatattaatttaaaaaactataggaatttattcaaaaaaagttgtatTCAATTTTCTGTGGAGATATTGAAACCCAAGCCTTTCTTATCTTCTATTTCAATAAGTATTCCAGAAGATATTCATTTTTACACACTGGGGATACCATTCATTTAAAGATTCTACATTTTAATCCAAAAAATCACAGGTAGTAACTGAATTAGTTTGAATGTACAGAAATTATGATTTACgactttattttttgtaaaaagtaatAGGGTTTTGatggatttttaaaattagtcatAGATACTCATTAAACATTTTACATATCCTGCACTCGATTATTTCAAATGGAGACATGTAGGGAACCGAATCGATTTTACTGTATTTCCGTGAAACGTCTAAGGGTTAATTGTAGGTATTTGGGACATTTATATGTATGGAAGCTTGTTCAAGTGGGTCCGAACTGCTATTAAAGAGAGAAAGAACACGAGTATACTACTCCCTATCTCTATCAACACTATTCTGATTTAATCGCCATGATATCGAAGTTTTAAGTGGTGGAAATGACAAAGGAATTAGAAGCGAGTAGAGAGTGGTACACCGATGCTCTTTCTCTTTCTTCCAACAGTACAGTTCCACTTACATGCTCtttttatctttaataataaatctatGGGTGTTGAGTACAATGTATTCATCAAATGATTTTTAGTAATtctttttatatcagttttaaaGGAAACAAAATTTATCCAAAACATAAAAACTACTTTTATTGGGAAGATCTAAAACATGGTTTTGTAGAAAACGAATATTAAACACACCAAATAAATATGTTACacatattaatgaaaaatctatgaacaaaattttgaaaaatggagaaaaactatgcattttgttttttttaattgtacactaaatatttattatataaaaatgaggTGTATCACTTCTTACTTGGATTACTGCATAATTTTTCTCAACAAGAGTAAATAATGTATTCAAGTTCTTTTGGTATAATGCACTATTTACAGAAGGTAGCTTTACAATCTAATTTTCACATTTAGGGTGTACTGTCACACTTGCGTCGAATAGTTAATACAGGtgtacaaaaaagaaaatacagaaattatttttctgtaaaacaCTTTCTCATTATACTCATATCGTAAACAAAACTACAAACAAATGGATgctcaaaaaatttgtttcacaTTGTTCACTAATCACCTGAATATTTAACATTGTAATTTAAAGAAAACCATATTGAATcaagttttaattgatattttcaactAGGAATATTGGAAGTTACCAAACTGTTGTCTTCTTTCCTCTTCAAGGATGTAGTGCTTTTTGGTTACCACTGGATCCCAAGGTTGATGTTTACAGGCTGTATTAGACAGGGTATTATTGgaggtttatattttttatttttccattttgacCAGACTTGATTTGTTGTAACAAAGACAAAATTCCATTGAATCACACGTAACTGggtaattttctaataaaaaaatccttttCTGTACACCTTCATTCATACacgataattttataaaagccaataaaaagttatgaatatgaataattgattttaagattatacattttttttcacctACCTAGTAGCACTCTCGTTATcagtataataattaaaaattactagtactttttacaaaatttgtagaaaactGTCTACAATGTAACTTTATTTTAACACATTTAGTGGCATCTAATGACCATTTTGGTATATGATATAATTAGATCAAACTTGAGgtcaaaagtgtttttaatcATCGTATGTGTTTATAAAAATGCCAAATAGGGAATCAAAGACTACAATAATCTAAGGTATGATCAGaacgaaatgaaaaaataatatattttgattttaaaagagaatttgtacaaaaaatatttcaacagtAATCCTTTGTAATCATATTTAAACATaaggtaaatatttttacaaaaaaaaataaaagtggatATTTGTTTACTATCCAAATATATTACTTAAAACTAATTGTTTTTAATACCCCTTTTAgctgaatttaaaataaagttttgtacAGTTTAGTCTTTCGGTCGATTTTTAAGCTGGCAACTGAAGTTTCTTTCCTTTcagaactaaaataaataaatatgattaaatcaAACCATCAAAACACACATTTAATCAGGTGAAATCCgtttgacataataattttaaaattcaaatgatCAATCAGGAATACgttaaaatacattttcattataAGTAAGAAAGTAACCAATAAACAttcttctaattattttatcaattataataaatactgTGAAATATTGCTGTTACAAACAATATTAaccttaataaaataaaatatattgaatttatgaGGGCTATTTGAGGCTTTCAACATACTTTACAGTTgactaaaatttactttgttGAGTTTTTGGTAAAAACTGTTATTAGTTTAGTTATACTCTTATAACTAAGCCTTATATAAAACCTTGATATTCAATAATCATTGTAGGGCAAAAGATAGTTAGGCCTGATAATTCTAATCTACCCAGTCTCGATCAGATGACAGCAGCTAAAATCCTAACTTAAGTGACACTAAGATGAGGAATATGCAATCTTTTGATAAAGTATCTACTGTCATCTCACAGTATCACcattttttacagaaaatcttgaagaaaaagagaaatttatgatataaccttaaaattatAGCTTCCTAATCATGGTTTTTGGTGCTATTATTACCTATTTTAGGATTGCCgttaacaatttttcaacaataaaggATCTCTCTTGATTTTGAGtctcttttataaaaattagtttaaaataacatgTAGAAATTGACATTTCatgtttttcgtgatgatttggATTAATTTTAGGTCTAcatgttattttcaattgattgtcatagaaaaaaagatctaaaatcaagatatcatcacaaaaaacatataaaaaggactaagaagtaaaatatttaagaaaataaataatgtttaggtacctttttcatgttattttagCAGCTAGGTAATGCTAATAAagtttcaaactaatttttccTAATATGTtgtataaatttgtaaattgtGTATACATTAATCAATTTGTACAAATAATGTGATAGCGCAATACCAACTGATATCAAAAACGTTTTAGTGGCTTTATTACTtagaaatgtttgtttattgaagatttaagttataataattttgaaaaaaatgtcaaatatccTATCACCTTGCATATAatgctttctttctttttcccACTGCGTAATGTTATCAAGCTTTAGAAGTCTTGGTTTTCTAAACAACACTATGAAATTTCAAGAATGAATTGCTGATAACTAATAGTTATATTAGCAGGCAACAAAAACATTTCTACAGGGAGAATATTCAAAATCTTGTACatattacatttaatttatttatagataataCGTTTACCTTTCAAATAACAGTTACTTAATCAACAGCCCTTGTACATTGAATGTTTAGTTACTAATACTATTAAAGTGTTAAGCGAAATCTTGTAGCAAAATGAACTGATTGAAAAGTGAGACTTACCTTTGGTAATATAAAGATAGAAGAAATCGCAATATAGTACAGTTTGGACAACACCGGCAACTATAGCAATGAGATCATAGTGGGATTCAGTAACATAACGGTAAATCCAGTTCAAGATGTACAATCCTCTGTAAGATCCCAAAGCAAACAAATAATGGGAAGTAATACTTTCTGCTTCACCAGTCTTACTGACCATAAAAAGTTGAGGTAAAATAGCCACAGATTCAAGATAAATACTAAATGTCCACAAaacctaaaatatattttttagtaacaatgataagttataaaatattgttttaatgcAAACCTccatgaaataaaattcatgATTGATCACCATTGCCAATCCGAATGATGGTAAAATCAAGAATTCAATTCTGAATGTGTCGTGGTTGTGGTCATAAGTAGCTTTGAATTTCAAATAGATTAAATAGAGAGTAGCATAAGATGTAGCCAAAAATACGAATTTCATAACAGTATTATATAGGGACACATAGGATGACATCAAGTCCAGATATCTTGTAGTATAAACTAATGCAAATAGAATTTGGCTTTTTCCAGATATACCTAGaaggaaattatattaaaatgagaaTTATCTACTTAATTAGTTGGGctttatctcaaaaatatatttatatttgataacaatgaataaatttaaataaatttttgaaatataatatttataatgtgaTACCATGAAATTTCcaaacagttttttaataactatccacattttttataaaaaacgttttatgTATTGAATATTCTTGAAATTTATGCTACAATTGTTAATATCTAttcaataatttcgaaatttctaaaAACGACATTATATgcagaaataatattttttataaacaccATGCATTACACTTAGATGGAAAGTTATTTACTATCAAACTAGGATTACATTTGAAATGAACTTTTCATTCAGCGGCAATTAATAcacgataaataaaaaaattattgcaagatACTAACTGTATACGTTGCTAGTGTCTACCGGAAAGAAACGTGAAAAACATCACTTAACACTTACCTGCACATGATCTTGAATGCCAAATTTTTTGTAGAAGTATAATTATGGCTATTAAATGAGATAAATCTCCAGTAAGcctgaaaatattcatttcgaAATAGTTTCACTGTTTTGGAGTCTACCTTAATTTTAAGTGACGTGGCTGTACTCCACGAGGAAACAATAGATGGCGTCCTTATTTATCTACTTCTTTTTCAATGTTCGAAATTTCATGTTACACAGCAGAACCATAGATCCATTACAAGAGTAGCTTGTTGATGAATCATAATTTCGATAATCTTTGGATACACCTACAGTTTATAAATTGACAAGAgttttactaagaaaaatagttttattttgaaaataaaatatcatactTATAAGAATTTTCACTTCAAGTTtacaattttggaaattgtaCCAAGTATTCTGTGTGTGAAATCATCGCTCGTGTTAACCTGATCAAGATCTGCATGCTTGGAAAGTAATCCAGATCTCGATCACAGATTCACAGTTATTCTGGGTATGTAATGGGTTGTTTCGATTGTGCATGATTTTTTGTAcattaaaaatgattaattcaCCTCTTgcggtttttatactttttggcatttcaagataaaaattacttattgtTATCAAACTTTAATATCAAATCCGTGTGTGTGGATAAATCACAGCTAACTGctcaacaataattattaaacatctagaaatatattttacaactGGATAAATATCGTGGAAAAATTATCGCTAGAAAAAAGTAGTTGAAATTAGAGGTTTAGATATTTCTACCGAAAACTGAACGCGACTCTCAGATATTGTGATAAAAATCTTCGCAATCAACTGATATGTGATCTATCTGATTATAGTTTTCTAAGATTATATAcgagataatttaaaaaaaaatattggtcatCAATAATGTacgataatttttaaatttagattaGAAACTAGtttaattcaaatgttttataaCTTGTATTTTTGCGAAAATTGGTAGAAACTGATTAATAAAATAGACAAACGGCTCATTTTATCAAATACCAACAAGAATACATTTCCTGTATTTAAGAGGTGTAGGAAAGTCATTTTCCATAATTTCGTACAGGGTGTGTTATTTCtgctaaaatttttaatcaataataacCATTACCTGTAGTTTGCTCCTGGTTTGTAAATCTCTATCCACCAAAA encodes:
- the LOC130453434 gene encoding ER lumen protein-retaining receptor: MNIFRLTGDLSHLIAIIILLQKIWHSRSCAGISGKSQILFALVYTTRYLDLMSSYVSLYNTVMKFVFLATSYATLYLIYLKFKATYDHNHDTFRIEFLILPSFGLAMVINHEFYFMEVLWTFSIYLESVAILPQLFMVSKTGEAESITSHYLFALGSYRGLYILNWIYRYVTESHYDLIAIVAGVVQTVLYCDFFYLYITKVLKGKKLQLPA
- the LOC130453427 gene encoding uncharacterized protein LOC130453427; translation: MDKNLEHVLEELINTPGVYGCVLADEHGLCLGNKGETSTTTAGIIGAIAEESLKLEPNSKPPIIHFENDNRSCTIQRIGTITGAIFKNLQN